From one Gadus morhua chromosome 8, gadMor3.0, whole genome shotgun sequence genomic stretch:
- the LOC115549009 gene encoding uncharacterized protein LOC115549009 isoform X4, with translation MRNGVKHKRRPVHSSSFCNRQGDVKISLEIQGEVGRDRNISETPPEKENGETSGVLDGGELKGSGGEVCQPALASTSNSTNRPQTPDSGGSTKRQGSGVGCTDKNMRIAVHQEPWRDPVCPQETCTPLGAELVTEGKTSTRTSPSPVCQSLPGLGVSSDSHLQPVVPHKALSLTIMEFLDGFSKVYGSLIPLQSCDIVRSLRAHDLDDRKRNLVISLVKKYSATVVRTTSPCFRVVYRKHSLMLEDLATLAHQNWINDQVINMYGELIMESTDNKVHFLNSFFHHQLEMKGYEGVRRWTKQVDLFSKQLLLVPVHLEVHWSLVAVDPEHRSIRLYDSEFTALPEVTLRLPGQAPHVKPRERENSQGAGRRVGDVLVTFHRGTATRSGASYFSLLVCILPSNFYLLSTLLLILRIHLNKCSIDTAAKRVSIITGLASPATFNLM, from the exons ATG AGAAATGGCGTCAAACACAAAAGACGTCCGGTCCATTCCAGCTCCTTCTGCAACCGCCAAGGCGATGTCAAAATCAGTTTGGAAATACAAGGAGAAGTAGGCAGGGACAGAAACATTTCAGAAACCCCGCCAGAGAAAGAGAACGGGGAAACATCAGGTGTTTTGGACGGTGGGGAACTTAAAGGAAGTGGTGGAGAAGTGTGTCAACCTGCTTTAGCATCCACCTCGAACTCCACCAACCGCCCTCAGACCCCGGACAGCGGCGGCTCTACAAAGAGGCAGGGGAGTGGGGTAGGGTGCACTGACAAAAATATGAGGATTGCTGTCCATCAGGAGCCTTGGAGGGATCCTGTCTGTCCGCAGGAAACCTGTACCCCTCTGGGTGCAGAGCTGGTGACGGAGGGAAAGACTAGCACCAGAACCAGCCCAAGCCCTGTCTGTCAGAGCCTGCCAGGGCTTGGGGTGTCGTCTGACAGCCATCTGCAACCTGTTGTCCCCCACAAGGCTTTGAGCTTGACCATTATGG agTTTCTCGACGGCTTTTCTAAAGTCTACGGGAGTTTGATCCCACTGCAATCGTGTGACATTGTCCGAAGCTTGAGGGCGCATGATTTGGATGACAGAAAAAG GAATCTAGTCATCTCCCTGGTGAAAAAGTACAGCGCTACTGTAGTCAGAACAACGTCTCCCTGCTTCAGAGTGGTCTACAGAAAACACAGTCTGATGCTGGAGGACCTGGCGACGCTGGCCCACCAGAACTGGATCAACGACCAG GTCATCAACATGTACGGGGAGCTGATTATGGAGTCTACGGATAACAAG GTCCATTTTCTGAACAGCTTCTTTCACCATCAACTAGAGATGAAAGGCTATGAGGGGGTGAGGCGATGGACAAAACAG GTCGACCTGTTCTCCaagcagctgctgctggtgccGGTTCACCTGGAGGTACACTGGTCTCTGGTGGCGGTCGACCCGGAGCACCGGAGCATCCGGCTCTATGACTCGGAGTTCACCGCTCTCCCAGAGGTCACGCTG AGATTACCCGGCCAGGCCCCTCACGTAAAGCCCAGAGAGCGGGAGAATTCCCAAGGAGCGGGTAGGCGTGTTGGTGACGTGTTAGTAACGTTTCATCGTGGGACTGCAACCAGGAGCGGTGCTTCTTACTTTTCTCTTCTTGTCTGTATTTTGCCTTCCAACTTCTATCTGCTTTCCACTCTTCTGTTGATATTGCGGATACATCTGAATAAATGCAGCATTGATACCGCCGCAAAAAGAGTCAGCATTATTACGGGGTTGGCCTCACCTGCAACCTTCAACCTGATGTAA
- the LOC115549009 gene encoding uncharacterized protein LOC115549009 isoform X1: MGKLRLEMHDRTGESKRPHGSTKGLAHNLELSKKRWFSIRRFWMWRRRVRAKSCFFFTQRNGVKHKRRPVHSSSFCNRQGDVKISLEIQGEVGRDRNISETPPEKENGETSGVLDGGELKGSGGEVCQPALASTSNSTNRPQTPDSGGSTKRQGSGVGCTDKNMRIAVHQEPWRDPVCPQETCTPLGAELVTEGKTSTRTSPSPVCQSLPGLGVSSDSHLQPVVPHKALSLTIMEFLDGFSKVYGSLIPLQSCDIVRSLRAHDLDDRKRNLVISLVKKYSATVVRTTSPCFRVVYRKHSLMLEDLATLAHQNWINDQVINMYGELIMESTDNKVHFLNSFFHHQLEMKGYEGVRRWTKQVDLFSKQLLLVPVHLEVHWSLVAVDPEHRSIRLYDSEFTALPEVTLRLPGQAPHVKPRERENSQGAGRRVGDVLVTFHRGTATRSGASYFSLLVCILPSNFYLLSTLLLILRIHLNKCSIDTAAKRVSIITGLASPATFNLM; encoded by the exons ATGGGTAAACTTCGTCTGGAGATGCATGACCGAACAGGTGAAAGCAAGCGACCGCATGGTTCCACCAAGGGGCTGGCACACAACCTTGAGCTCAGCAAGAAACGCTGGTTCTCCATACGGAGGTTTTGGATGTGGCGTCGGCGAGTAAGAGCAAAATCTTGTTTCTTTTTCACGCAGAGAAATGGCGTCAAACACAAAAGACGTCCGGTCCATTCCAGCTCCTTCTGCAACCGCCAAGGCGATGTCAAAATCAGTTTGGAAATACAAGGAGAAGTAGGCAGGGACAGAAACATTTCAGAAACCCCGCCAGAGAAAGAGAACGGGGAAACATCAGGTGTTTTGGACGGTGGGGAACTTAAAGGAAGTGGTGGAGAAGTGTGTCAACCTGCTTTAGCATCCACCTCGAACTCCACCAACCGCCCTCAGACCCCGGACAGCGGCGGCTCTACAAAGAGGCAGGGGAGTGGGGTAGGGTGCACTGACAAAAATATGAGGATTGCTGTCCATCAGGAGCCTTGGAGGGATCCTGTCTGTCCGCAGGAAACCTGTACCCCTCTGGGTGCAGAGCTGGTGACGGAGGGAAAGACTAGCACCAGAACCAGCCCAAGCCCTGTCTGTCAGAGCCTGCCAGGGCTTGGGGTGTCGTCTGACAGCCATCTGCAACCTGTTGTCCCCCACAAGGCTTTGAGCTTGACCATTATGG agTTTCTCGACGGCTTTTCTAAAGTCTACGGGAGTTTGATCCCACTGCAATCGTGTGACATTGTCCGAAGCTTGAGGGCGCATGATTTGGATGACAGAAAAAG GAATCTAGTCATCTCCCTGGTGAAAAAGTACAGCGCTACTGTAGTCAGAACAACGTCTCCCTGCTTCAGAGTGGTCTACAGAAAACACAGTCTGATGCTGGAGGACCTGGCGACGCTGGCCCACCAGAACTGGATCAACGACCAG GTCATCAACATGTACGGGGAGCTGATTATGGAGTCTACGGATAACAAG GTCCATTTTCTGAACAGCTTCTTTCACCATCAACTAGAGATGAAAGGCTATGAGGGGGTGAGGCGATGGACAAAACAG GTCGACCTGTTCTCCaagcagctgctgctggtgccGGTTCACCTGGAGGTACACTGGTCTCTGGTGGCGGTCGACCCGGAGCACCGGAGCATCCGGCTCTATGACTCGGAGTTCACCGCTCTCCCAGAGGTCACGCTG AGATTACCCGGCCAGGCCCCTCACGTAAAGCCCAGAGAGCGGGAGAATTCCCAAGGAGCGGGTAGGCGTGTTGGTGACGTGTTAGTAACGTTTCATCGTGGGACTGCAACCAGGAGCGGTGCTTCTTACTTTTCTCTTCTTGTCTGTATTTTGCCTTCCAACTTCTATCTGCTTTCCACTCTTCTGTTGATATTGCGGATACATCTGAATAAATGCAGCATTGATACCGCCGCAAAAAGAGTCAGCATTATTACGGGGTTGGCCTCACCTGCAACCTTCAACCTGATGTAA
- the LOC115549009 gene encoding sentrin-specific protease 5 isoform X2, producing the protein MGKLRLEMHDRTGESKRPHGSTKGLAHNLELSKKRWFSIRRFWMWRRRVRAKSCFFFTQRNGVKHKRRPVHSSSFCNRQGDVKISLEIQGEVGRDRNISETPPEKENGETSGVLDGGELKGSGGEVCQPALASTSNSTNRPQTPDSGGSTKRQGSGVGCTDKNMRIAVHQEPWRDPVCPQETCTPLGAELVTEGKTSTRTSPSPVCQSLPGLGVSSDSHLQPVVPHKALSLTIMEFLDGFSKVYGSLIPLQSCDIVRSLRAHDLDDRKRNLVISLVKKYSATVVRTTSPCFRVVYRKHSLMLEDLATLAHQNWINDQVINMYGELIMESTDNKVHFLNSFFHHQLEMKGYEGVRRWTKQVDLFSKQLLLVPVHLEVHWSLVAVDPEHRSIRLYDSEFTALPEVTLGILKYLISEAKEKSQELFQTGWVVSANQETPQQNNENDCGVFVLEYCKRLALRKPLDFSQKEIPHIRKRIYKELCERKLHL; encoded by the exons ATGGGTAAACTTCGTCTGGAGATGCATGACCGAACAGGTGAAAGCAAGCGACCGCATGGTTCCACCAAGGGGCTGGCACACAACCTTGAGCTCAGCAAGAAACGCTGGTTCTCCATACGGAGGTTTTGGATGTGGCGTCGGCGAGTAAGAGCAAAATCTTGTTTCTTTTTCACGCAGAGAAATGGCGTCAAACACAAAAGACGTCCGGTCCATTCCAGCTCCTTCTGCAACCGCCAAGGCGATGTCAAAATCAGTTTGGAAATACAAGGAGAAGTAGGCAGGGACAGAAACATTTCAGAAACCCCGCCAGAGAAAGAGAACGGGGAAACATCAGGTGTTTTGGACGGTGGGGAACTTAAAGGAAGTGGTGGAGAAGTGTGTCAACCTGCTTTAGCATCCACCTCGAACTCCACCAACCGCCCTCAGACCCCGGACAGCGGCGGCTCTACAAAGAGGCAGGGGAGTGGGGTAGGGTGCACTGACAAAAATATGAGGATTGCTGTCCATCAGGAGCCTTGGAGGGATCCTGTCTGTCCGCAGGAAACCTGTACCCCTCTGGGTGCAGAGCTGGTGACGGAGGGAAAGACTAGCACCAGAACCAGCCCAAGCCCTGTCTGTCAGAGCCTGCCAGGGCTTGGGGTGTCGTCTGACAGCCATCTGCAACCTGTTGTCCCCCACAAGGCTTTGAGCTTGACCATTATGG agTTTCTCGACGGCTTTTCTAAAGTCTACGGGAGTTTGATCCCACTGCAATCGTGTGACATTGTCCGAAGCTTGAGGGCGCATGATTTGGATGACAGAAAAAG GAATCTAGTCATCTCCCTGGTGAAAAAGTACAGCGCTACTGTAGTCAGAACAACGTCTCCCTGCTTCAGAGTGGTCTACAGAAAACACAGTCTGATGCTGGAGGACCTGGCGACGCTGGCCCACCAGAACTGGATCAACGACCAG GTCATCAACATGTACGGGGAGCTGATTATGGAGTCTACGGATAACAAG GTCCATTTTCTGAACAGCTTCTTTCACCATCAACTAGAGATGAAAGGCTATGAGGGGGTGAGGCGATGGACAAAACAG GTCGACCTGTTCTCCaagcagctgctgctggtgccGGTTCACCTGGAGGTACACTGGTCTCTGGTGGCGGTCGACCCGGAGCACCGGAGCATCCGGCTCTATGACTCGGAGTTCACCGCTCTCCCAGAGGTCACGCTG GGCATCCTGAAATACTTGATAAGCGAGGCAAAAGAGAAGAGCCAAGAGCTATTCCAAACTGGCTGGGTGGTGTCGGCCAACCAG GAGACGCCCCAGCAGAACAATGAGAATGACTGTGGAGTTTTTGTCTTGGAG TATTGTAAGCGGCTCGCCCTCAGGAAACCTCTCGACTTCTCCCAGAAGGAGATACCACACATCAGGAAGAGAATCTACAAGGAGCTTTGTGAACGAAAGCTTcatctgtaa
- the LOC115549009 gene encoding uncharacterized protein LOC115549009 isoform X3, whose translation MTEQRNGVKHKRRPVHSSSFCNRQGDVKISLEIQGEVGRDRNISETPPEKENGETSGVLDGGELKGSGGEVCQPALASTSNSTNRPQTPDSGGSTKRQGSGVGCTDKNMRIAVHQEPWRDPVCPQETCTPLGAELVTEGKTSTRTSPSPVCQSLPGLGVSSDSHLQPVVPHKALSLTIMEFLDGFSKVYGSLIPLQSCDIVRSLRAHDLDDRKRNLVISLVKKYSATVVRTTSPCFRVVYRKHSLMLEDLATLAHQNWINDQVINMYGELIMESTDNKVHFLNSFFHHQLEMKGYEGVRRWTKQVDLFSKQLLLVPVHLEVHWSLVAVDPEHRSIRLYDSEFTALPEVTLRLPGQAPHVKPRERENSQGAGRRVGDVLVTFHRGTATRSGASYFSLLVCILPSNFYLLSTLLLILRIHLNKCSIDTAAKRVSIITGLASPATFNLM comes from the exons ATGACCGAACAG AGAAATGGCGTCAAACACAAAAGACGTCCGGTCCATTCCAGCTCCTTCTGCAACCGCCAAGGCGATGTCAAAATCAGTTTGGAAATACAAGGAGAAGTAGGCAGGGACAGAAACATTTCAGAAACCCCGCCAGAGAAAGAGAACGGGGAAACATCAGGTGTTTTGGACGGTGGGGAACTTAAAGGAAGTGGTGGAGAAGTGTGTCAACCTGCTTTAGCATCCACCTCGAACTCCACCAACCGCCCTCAGACCCCGGACAGCGGCGGCTCTACAAAGAGGCAGGGGAGTGGGGTAGGGTGCACTGACAAAAATATGAGGATTGCTGTCCATCAGGAGCCTTGGAGGGATCCTGTCTGTCCGCAGGAAACCTGTACCCCTCTGGGTGCAGAGCTGGTGACGGAGGGAAAGACTAGCACCAGAACCAGCCCAAGCCCTGTCTGTCAGAGCCTGCCAGGGCTTGGGGTGTCGTCTGACAGCCATCTGCAACCTGTTGTCCCCCACAAGGCTTTGAGCTTGACCATTATGG agTTTCTCGACGGCTTTTCTAAAGTCTACGGGAGTTTGATCCCACTGCAATCGTGTGACATTGTCCGAAGCTTGAGGGCGCATGATTTGGATGACAGAAAAAG GAATCTAGTCATCTCCCTGGTGAAAAAGTACAGCGCTACTGTAGTCAGAACAACGTCTCCCTGCTTCAGAGTGGTCTACAGAAAACACAGTCTGATGCTGGAGGACCTGGCGACGCTGGCCCACCAGAACTGGATCAACGACCAG GTCATCAACATGTACGGGGAGCTGATTATGGAGTCTACGGATAACAAG GTCCATTTTCTGAACAGCTTCTTTCACCATCAACTAGAGATGAAAGGCTATGAGGGGGTGAGGCGATGGACAAAACAG GTCGACCTGTTCTCCaagcagctgctgctggtgccGGTTCACCTGGAGGTACACTGGTCTCTGGTGGCGGTCGACCCGGAGCACCGGAGCATCCGGCTCTATGACTCGGAGTTCACCGCTCTCCCAGAGGTCACGCTG AGATTACCCGGCCAGGCCCCTCACGTAAAGCCCAGAGAGCGGGAGAATTCCCAAGGAGCGGGTAGGCGTGTTGGTGACGTGTTAGTAACGTTTCATCGTGGGACTGCAACCAGGAGCGGTGCTTCTTACTTTTCTCTTCTTGTCTGTATTTTGCCTTCCAACTTCTATCTGCTTTCCACTCTTCTGTTGATATTGCGGATACATCTGAATAAATGCAGCATTGATACCGCCGCAAAAAGAGTCAGCATTATTACGGGGTTGGCCTCACCTGCAACCTTCAACCTGATGTAA
- the LOC115548972 gene encoding protein crumbs homolog 1, translating into MTTTMRYSAGVGVFWLIYAGLLCEEDIGVCEQQPCQNGGVCQRQSSGFRCLCSQSSQNGRLYGGETCADALSGCDDHRCENGGICWPLLVQDQHTYWCGCLAGFSGTRCQTPTAFSFQGSGGFLRVETPVRGAPLRLAFSFRTRGLAGTLLQRRVDHLLLTVELLSGQLRISGRRGQGLNTTLVQELQGNVSDGEWHAVEASLSAGGSWIRLLCAGGCCDGEGGFDESGGGGGAGGGGDGGWWWGAADHRLRGQGPGLPGGLGPACQILFLGAPGLTPGVGEEAPAAFRGCFRDVVVDSELVLPRGPGPEAEEIQVNVTMGCTDEDLCGGAPCGGRGRCVAEGWRDYRCVCHRPYQGADCQREYVPARFGAGSLESYSVFSLVDPPSTLASDQQPPTLVVSMFVHTELPSGLLLVLANSSSQYLRVWLEEGRVKVQLNGHESVRGEDASADGRFRLLTVEVWDHVAVLTQAGHTQASVSIRPVQPRPGDKVFIGGLPDPRAAAVFGGYFRGCVQDLRINGRPLQVFPLPGSVPAESHRLEQSVHVIPGCGSDCAGAPCLNGGVCDPRGEDCSCPPGAAGRRCEEVRWCELSPCPSSAVCASLPHGFQCLSNVTLRAGAFGGNVLCYRGNGHITRPLTSLLLHLRTRQTDATVLQARRGSTPLLTVSLRGSHLAMELWADGEVAAVSVQSGGPVADGRWHTVELRMETPAAERSRWVVEDDGRRAEARLSDAVGGSLDFLREGVDILLGAGNSGEGLDGCLGPLEIGGIPLPFHRDEELSLPRPQKEQFLLWKVEADTCWDHRCGPGATCLRGVEGYGCLCPRNMTGPYCSEKLPVIPWYVEIKPRPELPVVECKGRGWNYSCFHGGSCSGGALICHCAAGFTGHWCETDVDECASDPCMHGGLCLDQQAGWECVCDQNYWGLHCQMDASDFHLYLFLALWQNFLQLLSYQMWHLDEVPEIEWANQVED; encoded by the exons ATGACCACCACGATGAGATACAGTGCGGGTGTCGGCGTGTTTTGGTTGATTTACGCTG GCCTTCTCTGTGAGGAGgatattggtgtgtgtgagcagcagcCATGCCAAAATGGTGGCGTCTGCCAGCGACAAAGCAGTGGCTTCAGATGCCTTTGCTCCCAGAGCAGCCAAAACGGCCGGCTGTACGGCGGCGAGACCTGCGCAGACGCGCTCTCCGGCTGCGACGACCACCGCTGCGAGAATGGAGGAATATGCTGGCCCCTGCTGGTCCAGGACCAGCACACATACTGGTGTGGCTGCCTGGCGGGCTTCTCCGGGACCCGCTGCCAGACCCCTACCGCCTTCTCCTTCCAGGGGAGTGGAGGCTTCCTGCGAGTAGAGACCCCGGTCCGAGGGGCCCCACTGCGGCTGGCCTTCAGCTTCAGGACACGGGGGCTCGCCGGCACCCTCCTGCAGCGCAGAGTGGACCACCTGCTGCTCACAGTGGAGCTGCTCAGTGGCCAGCTGCGCATCAGCGGCCGCAGAGGTCAAGGGTTAAACACCAcgctggtccaggagctccagGGGAACGTTTCAGATGGCGAGTGGCACGCGGTGGAGGCCTCTCTGAGCGCAGGGGGCAGCTGGATCCGACTGCTCTGTGCAGGGGGTTGTTGTGATGGTGAGGGTGGTTTTGAtgagagtggtggtggtggaggtgctggtggtggtggagatggtggt tggtggtggggagCTGCAGACCACCGGCTGCGGGGGCAAGGCCCTGGTTTGCCTGGTGGTCTTGGCCCAGCGTGCCAGATCCTCTTCCTGGGGGCCCCGGGTCTGACCCCGGGCGTTGGGGAGGAGGCCCCGGCAGCGTTCCGGGGCTGCTTCCGGGACGTGGTGGTGGACTCCGAGCTGGTGCTGCCCAGGGGTCCGGGGCCGGAGGCTGAAGAGATCCAGGTGAACGTCACCATGGGATGCACTGATGAGGACCTGTGTGGGGGGGCCCCATGCGGGGGCCGGGGCCGCTGTGTGGCCGAGGGGTGGAGGGActacaggtgtgtgtgccacagaCCCTACCAGGGGGCGGACTGCCAAAGGG AGTACGTCCCGGCCCGGTTTGGAGCGGGCTCCCTGGAGAGTTACAGTGTGTTCTCTCTGGtggaccccccctccaccctggcaTCAGACCAGCAGCCCCCCACCCTGGTCGTGTCCATGTTTGTGCACACCGAGCTCCCCAGCGGCCTGCTGCTGGTCCtggccaacagcagcagccagtACCTCCGGGTGTGGCTGGAGGAGGGCAGGGTCAAAGTTCAACTAAACGGCCATGAGAGTGTGAGGGGCGAGGACGCTTCCGCAGACGGCCGCTTCCGCCTGCTGACCGTCGAGGTCTGGGACCACGTGGCCGTCCTGACCCAGGCAGGCCACACCCAGGCCTCCGTCAGCATCCGGCCGGTCCAACCTCGCCCTGGGGACAAGGTGTTTATCGGGGGCCTGCCGGACCCCCGGGCCGCAGCCGTGTTTGGGGGCTACTTCAGGGGCTGCGTCCAGGACCTTAGGATCAACGGCCGGCCGCTCCAGGTGTTTCCCCTCCCTGGCTCGGTGCCTGCTGAGTCCCACCGCCTGGAGCAGAGCGTCCACGTGATCCCGGGCTGTGGCAGCGACTGCGCC GGGGCACCGTGTCTGAACGGGGGGGTGTGTGACCCCCGGGGGGAGGACTGCAGCTGCCCGCCCGGCGCGGCAGGGAGGCGCTGTGAAGAGGTGAGATGGTGTGAGTTgtccccctgcccctcctcgGCCGTCTGCGCGTCGCTCCCACACGGCTTCCAGT GCCTGTCCAACGTGACGCTACGAGCTGGAGCTTTCGGTGGCAACGTTCTCTGTTACCGTGGCAACGGGCACATCACGCGGCCCTTGACaagcctgctcctccacctgcgCACAAGACAGACGGACGCCACCGTGCTCCAGGCACGCCGGGGCTCCACCCCCCTACTCACCGTCTCCCTGCGGGGCTCGCACCTCGCCATGGAGCTGTGGGCAGACGGGGAGGTCGCCGCCGTGTCCGTGCAGAGCGGCGGCCCTGTGGCAGACGGCCGCTGGCACACTGTGGAGCTCCGCATGGAGACGCCTGCCGCCGAGAGGTCGCggtgggtggtggaggacgaTGGACGGAGGGCGGAGGCGCGGCTGTCAGATGCCGTGGGGGGCAGTTTGGACTTCCTGCGGGAAGGAGTGGACATCCTGCTGGGCGCTGGAAACTCTGGGGAAGGGCTGGACGGGTGCCTAGGCCCCCTGGAGATCGGGGGGATCCCCCTGCCCTTCCACAGAGATGAGGAGCTGAGTCTGCCCCGACCCCAGAAGGAGCAGTTCCTGCTGTGGAAGGTGGAGGCGGACACGTGCTGGGACCACCGCTGCGGCCCCGGGGCCACCTGCCTCAGGGGGGTAGAGGGCTATGGCTGCCTGTGCCCCCGCAACATGACCGGGCCGTACTGCTC GGAGAAACTCCCTGTGATCCCGTGGTACGTGGAGATAAAACC aCGTCCTGAGCTGCCGGTGGTTGAGTGCAAGGGGCGCGGGTGGAACTACAGCTGTTTCCACGGGGGCTCGTGTTCAGGAGGGGCCCTGATCTGTCACTGTGCTGCTGGCTTCACAGGACACTG GTGTGAGACGGATGTGGACGAGTGTGCGTCGGACCCCTGCATGCACGGGGGGCTGTGCCTGGACCAGCAGGCcggctgggagtgtgtgtgcgatcaGAACTACTGGGGCCTCCACTGCCAGATGGATGCCAGTGACTTCCACCTCTACCTCTTCCTTGCTCTGTGGCAGAACTTCCTGCAGCTCTTGTCTTACCAAATGTGGCACCTGGATGAAGTCCCAGAGATAGAGTGGGCCAACCAAGTGGAGGATTAG